In bacterium YEK0313, one genomic interval encodes:
- a CDS encoding hypothetical protein (DNA repair protein RadA homolog), producing the protein MARNVTTFVCQSCGASYGRWQGKCESCGAWNTIAEESVASGVGGAPAKGPARAGAAKKGRTFALVGLDGVNDQAPRTETQVGELDRVFGGGLVKGSVILIGGDPGIGKSTLLIQASARLGRMGHRVVYISGEEAVGQVRLRAERLGLTASPVELAAETNVEDIVATLSEGPTPRLVVIDSIQTMWTDKVESAPGTVSQVRSAAQVLIRYAKKSGAALILVGHVTKDGQIAGPRVVEHMVDAVMSFEGEGGHHFRILRAVKNRFGPTDEIGVFEMTGRGLREVPNPSELFLAGRDLGAPGTAVFAGMEGTRPVLVEIQALVAASSLGTPRRAVVGWDPARLSMVLAVLDAHCGVRLGGHDVYLNVAGGLRIAEPAADLAVAAALVSSLSGAVLPADAVYFGEVSLSGAVRPVAQAASRLKEAKKLGFARAVVPEVARGEPAEAGFATQPVTALSTLVADIAASGVGAGKSRAAAGG; encoded by the coding sequence ATGGCGCGCAACGTCACCACTTTCGTCTGCCAGTCCTGCGGCGCGAGCTATGGCCGCTGGCAGGGCAAATGCGAAAGCTGCGGCGCCTGGAACACCATTGCCGAGGAAAGCGTCGCCTCGGGCGTCGGCGGCGCGCCTGCCAAGGGACCGGCCAGGGCCGGCGCGGCCAAGAAGGGCCGGACCTTCGCGCTTGTCGGGCTCGACGGCGTCAACGACCAGGCCCCGCGCACCGAAACACAGGTCGGCGAGCTCGACCGCGTCTTCGGCGGTGGCCTCGTCAAGGGATCGGTGATCCTGATCGGCGGCGATCCCGGCATCGGCAAGTCGACCCTGCTGATCCAGGCCTCCGCGCGGCTCGGGCGCATGGGCCACCGGGTCGTCTACATTTCCGGCGAAGAGGCGGTCGGACAGGTGCGCCTGCGCGCCGAACGGCTGGGGCTGACGGCTTCGCCGGTCGAGCTCGCCGCCGAGACCAATGTCGAGGACATCGTCGCGACGCTGTCCGAAGGGCCGACGCCCCGTCTCGTCGTCATCGATTCCATCCAGACCATGTGGACGGACAAGGTGGAAAGCGCGCCGGGCACGGTCAGCCAGGTGCGTTCGGCCGCCCAGGTGCTGATCCGCTACGCCAAGAAGTCCGGCGCGGCGCTGATCCTCGTCGGGCATGTCACCAAGGACGGCCAGATCGCCGGTCCCCGCGTCGTCGAGCACATGGTCGACGCGGTGATGAGCTTCGAGGGCGAAGGCGGCCATCATTTCCGCATCCTGCGCGCGGTGAAGAACCGGTTCGGGCCGACCGACGAGATCGGCGTGTTCGAAATGACCGGCCGGGGACTGCGAGAAGTGCCCAATCCGTCCGAGCTGTTCCTGGCCGGCCGCGATCTCGGCGCGCCGGGCACCGCCGTCTTCGCGGGCATGGAAGGGACCCGTCCCGTCCTCGTCGAAATCCAGGCGCTGGTCGCCGCCTCCTCGCTCGGCACGCCGCGCCGGGCCGTCGTCGGCTGGGATCCCGCGCGCCTGTCGATGGTGCTCGCCGTGCTCGATGCCCATTGCGGCGTGCGGCTCGGCGGCCATGACGTCTATTTGAACGTTGCCGGCGGCCTGCGCATCGCGGAGCCCGCGGCCGACCTGGCGGTCGCCGCGGCGCTCGTCTCCTCGCTCTCGGGCGCCGTGTTGCCGGCCGATGCGGTGTATTTCGGGGAGGTCAGCCTGTCCGGCGCCGTGCGTCCGGTCGCCCAGGCCGCCTCGCGCCTCAAGGAGGCCAAGAAGCTGGGTTTCGCCCGGGCCGTCGTGCCCGAGGTCGCCCGCGGCGAACCGGCCGAGGCGGGCTTCGCGACCCAGCCGGTCACCGCGCTGTCGACGCTGGTCGCCGACATCGCCGCCTCCGGCGTCGGCGCCGGCAAGTCGCGGGCGGCGGCCGGCGGCTGA
- the alr gene encoding Alanine racemase, biosynthetic, translating into MTAAFAVSAKEAGARLTVDLGAIARNYRALAAMTRGAECAAVVKADAYGTGIETTAPALAAAGARTFFVAHVSEARRLRAVVPAATIYVLNGLFAEALDIYARYDLRPVLGSREEIERFGAFCRTTGRRSPAAIHVDTGMNRLGLDMAEAALLAEPGPQALAFEPALLMSHLACADEPGHPLTARQIDRFAQVRGLFPGIAGSLANSAGCTLPATHHDLARPGIALYGGRYRADRAPLDGVVQLEAPLIRVRDVRAGDTVGYGATWTATRPSRIGIVSVGYADGYIRATSASDVRAGASVRVAGRACPLAGRVSMDLLAIDLTDAGAVKPGDPVTLIGDGIGVDDIAQPAGTIGYEVLTSLGRRYHRRYIQD; encoded by the coding sequence ATGACCGCAGCCTTCGCCGTGTCCGCCAAAGAAGCCGGTGCACGGCTGACCGTCGATCTCGGCGCCATCGCGCGCAACTACCGGGCGCTCGCCGCCATGACGCGCGGCGCCGAATGCGCGGCGGTGGTCAAGGCCGACGCCTATGGCACCGGCATCGAGACGACCGCGCCGGCGCTGGCCGCCGCGGGCGCGCGCACCTTTTTCGTGGCCCATGTCTCCGAGGCGCGCCGCCTGCGCGCCGTTGTGCCGGCCGCCACGATCTATGTGCTCAACGGGCTCTTCGCCGAGGCGCTCGATATCTATGCGCGGTACGATCTGCGCCCGGTGCTCGGCAGCCGCGAGGAGATCGAGCGCTTCGGCGCCTTCTGCCGGACCACCGGCCGCCGCAGCCCGGCCGCGATCCATGTCGACACCGGCATGAACCGCCTCGGGCTCGACATGGCGGAGGCGGCACTACTCGCCGAGCCCGGCCCGCAGGCGCTCGCCTTCGAGCCGGCCCTGCTGATGAGCCATCTTGCCTGCGCCGACGAACCCGGCCATCCCCTGACCGCGCGGCAGATCGACCGTTTCGCGCAGGTCCGCGGCCTGTTCCCCGGCATTGCCGGCTCGCTCGCCAATTCCGCCGGCTGCACGCTGCCGGCCACGCATCACGACCTCGCCCGGCCCGGCATCGCGCTCTATGGCGGGCGCTACCGGGCCGACCGGGCGCCGCTGGATGGGGTGGTGCAGCTCGAAGCCCCGCTCATCCGGGTTCGCGACGTGCGGGCCGGCGACACGGTCGGCTATGGCGCGACCTGGACGGCGACGCGCCCGAGCCGCATCGGCATCGTCTCCGTCGGCTATGCCGACGGCTATATCAGGGCAACCAGCGCCTCCGACGTCCGCGCCGGCGCCAGCGTGCGGGTCGCCGGCCGGGCCTGCCCCCTCGCCGGCCGCGTCTCGATGGATCTCCTGGCCATCGACCTGACCGATGCCGGCGCGGTGAAGCCGGGCGATCCGGTGACACTGATCGGCGATGGCATCGGCGTCGACGATATCGCCCAGCCCGCGGGCACGATCGGCTATGAGGTGCTGACCAGCCTTGGGCGGCGCTATCATCGCCGCTATATCCAGGACTGA
- the dnaC gene encoding Replicative DNA helicase: MSALPALRPVGETESAIRQAPHNMEAEQALLGAILVNNEAFYRVADFLNAKHFYDPLHQKIYETIASLVRSGKLATPITVKTFLDPSLDIGGLNPTQYLGRLAGEATTIINSEDYGRSIYDLAIRRDLIQIGETMVNVAYDAPVDLPPREQIEDAERSLFTLAETGRYDGGFQRFTDAIARAMDMAGQAYQRDGKLSGISTGLRDLDKTLGGMQPSDLVVLAGRPAMGKTSLATNIAFNIAKAYRFEVEADGNHKTTNGGIVGFFSLEMSSDQLATRIVAEQAQISSYKIRRGDIHEEEFYRLSEAAREIQQTPFYIDDTGGLSISQLTARARRLKRQRGLDFLVVDYLQLLSGSGKNNQNRVQELTEITTGLKALAKELNVPVLALSQLSRQVESRDDKRPQLADLRESGSIEQDADAVLFVFREEYYLQSREPKPGTEEHIKWRDEMARLHGKAEVIIGKQRHGPTGTVTLQFDANVTRFSDLAEEDHLPQRLE; the protein is encoded by the coding sequence ATGTCCGCCCTGCCCGCCTTGAGACCCGTTGGCGAGACCGAATCGGCGATTCGGCAGGCGCCGCACAATATGGAGGCCGAACAGGCGCTGCTCGGCGCGATCCTGGTCAACAACGAGGCCTTCTACCGGGTCGCCGACTTCCTCAATGCCAAGCACTTCTACGACCCGCTGCACCAGAAGATCTACGAGACGATCGCCTCGCTCGTGCGCAGCGGCAAGCTGGCGACCCCGATCACGGTCAAGACGTTCCTCGACCCGAGCCTCGATATCGGCGGCCTCAACCCCACTCAATATCTCGGCCGCCTTGCCGGCGAGGCCACCACCATCATCAATTCCGAGGACTATGGCCGGTCGATCTACGACCTCGCGATTCGCCGCGACCTGATCCAGATCGGCGAGACCATGGTCAACGTCGCCTATGACGCGCCGGTCGACCTGCCGCCTCGCGAACAGATCGAGGATGCCGAACGCAGCCTGTTCACGCTCGCCGAGACCGGCCGCTACGATGGCGGCTTCCAGCGCTTCACCGACGCGATCGCGCGCGCCATGGACATGGCGGGCCAAGCCTATCAGCGCGACGGCAAGCTGTCGGGCATCTCCACCGGCCTGCGCGATCTCGACAAGACGCTCGGCGGCATGCAGCCCTCCGACCTCGTCGTGCTGGCCGGCCGTCCGGCCATGGGCAAGACCTCGCTCGCCACCAATATCGCCTTCAACATCGCCAAGGCCTACCGCTTCGAGGTGGAGGCCGACGGCAATCACAAGACGACCAACGGCGGCATTGTCGGCTTCTTCTCGCTCGAAATGAGCTCCGACCAGCTCGCCACCCGTATCGTCGCCGAACAGGCCCAGATCTCGTCCTACAAGATCCGCCGCGGCGACATTCACGAGGAAGAGTTCTACCGGCTGAGCGAAGCTGCCCGCGAAATCCAGCAGACGCCCTTCTACATCGACGACACCGGCGGCCTGTCGATCTCCCAGCTCACCGCCCGCGCCCGGCGGCTCAAGCGCCAGCGCGGCCTCGACTTCCTGGTCGTCGACTACCTGCAGCTCCTGTCCGGCTCCGGCAAGAACAACCAGAACCGCGTGCAGGAGCTGACCGAGATCACCACCGGCCTGAAGGCGCTCGCCAAGGAGCTGAACGTGCCGGTCCTGGCGCTGTCGCAGCTGTCGCGCCAGGTGGAATCGCGCGACGACAAGCGCCCGCAGCTGGCGGACCTGCGCGAATCCGGCTCGATCGAGCAGGACGCCGACGCCGTGCTGTTCGTGTTCCGCGAGGAATATTATCTGCAGAGCCGCGAGCCGAAACCCGGCACCGAGGAGCATATCAAGTGGCGCGACGAGATGGCCCGGCTGCACGGCAAAGCCGAGGTGATCATCGGCAAGCAGCGTCACGGCCCGACCGGCACGGTGACCTTGCAGTTCGACGCCAATGTGACACGTTTCTCGGATCTGGCGGAAGAAGACCACCTGCCCCAGCGCCTGGAATGA
- the rplI gene encoding 50S ribosomal protein L9, with translation MDVILLQRVAKLGQMGEVVSVKPGYARNYLLTQGKALRATEANRKKFETMKVQLEAHNLELKREAEAVAGQLDGATYTIIRQAGETGQLYGSVSARDLAEVITADGVTVQRAMIQLDTPIKTIGLHKVTIALHPEVDAHVTVNVARSAGEAERQIQGEDLTQRAEEPTFETFNPEDFQDGDEAGQPAA, from the coding sequence ATGGACGTGATTCTGCTCCAGCGCGTGGCCAAGCTCGGCCAGATGGGCGAGGTCGTGAGCGTGAAGCCGGGCTATGCCCGCAACTACCTCCTGACCCAGGGCAAGGCGCTGCGCGCGACCGAAGCCAACCGCAAGAAGTTCGAGACCATGAAGGTGCAGCTCGAGGCGCACAATCTCGAGCTGAAGCGCGAAGCCGAGGCCGTTGCCGGCCAGCTCGACGGCGCCACCTACACCATCATCCGCCAGGCGGGCGAGACCGGCCAGCTCTACGGCTCGGTGTCGGCGCGTGACCTCGCCGAGGTGATCACCGCCGACGGCGTCACCGTGCAGCGCGCGATGATCCAGCTCGACACCCCGATCAAGACGATTGGCCTGCACAAGGTCACGATCGCCCTGCACCCGGAAGTCGACGCCCATGTCACGGTCAACGTCGCCCGCTCGGCCGGCGAAGCCGAGCGCCAGATCCAGGGCGAGGACCTGACCCAGCGCGCCGAGGAACCGACCTTCGAGACCTTCAATCCGGAAGACTTCCAGGACGGCGACGAGGCCGGCCAGCCGGCCGCCTGA
- the rpsR gene encoding 30S ribosomal protein S18, protein MSSASSGGARRPFFRRRKTCPFSGPNAPVIDYKDVRLLQRYISERGKIVPSRITAVSAKKQRELAQAIKRARFLGLLPYVIK, encoded by the coding sequence ATGAGCTCGGCTTCTTCCGGCGGCGCTCGCCGCCCGTTCTTCCGTCGTCGCAAGACCTGCCCCTTCTCGGGCCCGAATGCGCCGGTCATCGACTACAAGGACGTGCGCCTGCTGCAGCGCTACATTTCCGAGCGCGGCAAGATCGTGCCGTCCCGCATCACCGCGGTGTCGGCCAAGAAGCAGCGCGAACTCGCCCAGGCGATCAAGCGCGCCCGCTTCCTCGGCCTCCTGCCCTACGTGATCAAGTAA
- the yciC_1 gene encoding Putative metal chaperone YciC has product MPPAATDTRLPVTVLSGFLGAGKTTLLNHILNNRDGRRIAVIVNDMSEVNIDADLIRGSTDISRTDEKLVELTNGCICCTLRDDLLVEVRRLAESGRYDHLVIEGTGIAEPLPIAATFSFRAANGEALDDVARLDCMVTVVDAANLLRDFGGHDRLADRGETADDRDERTLADLITDQIEFADVVVVNKVSSTGAAERTKVETIVRALNPEAHIVPADFGRVALAEILDTGRFDRERAETHPLWAKELYGFAGHVPETEEYGISSFVYRAARPFDPLRFDAFLKATWPGLIRAKGHFWLATRPDWCGELSIAGAICRTSALGSWWAAVPRTQWPDHPEWRAMIARHWHPVYGDRRQELVFIGAGLDEAAMRATLDGCLVGSAAASRFDPAAHAGLADPFPAWRRENHAA; this is encoded by the coding sequence GTGCCGCCTGCCGCGACCGACACCCGCCTGCCCGTGACCGTCCTTTCGGGATTTCTTGGAGCGGGTAAGACCACATTGCTCAATCATATTCTGAACAACCGCGACGGCCGCCGCATCGCCGTCATCGTCAACGACATGTCGGAGGTGAACATCGATGCCGACCTGATCCGTGGCAGCACGGACATTTCGCGCACGGACGAAAAGCTCGTCGAACTGACCAATGGCTGCATCTGCTGCACGCTGCGCGACGACCTGCTCGTCGAGGTCCGGCGGCTCGCCGAGAGCGGACGCTACGACCATCTGGTCATCGAAGGCACGGGAATCGCCGAGCCGCTGCCGATCGCGGCCACCTTTTCGTTCCGCGCCGCGAACGGCGAAGCCCTGGACGACGTGGCACGGCTCGACTGCATGGTGACCGTCGTCGACGCCGCCAATCTGCTGCGCGACTTCGGTGGCCACGACCGGCTGGCCGATCGCGGCGAAACGGCTGATGACCGCGACGAACGCACCCTCGCCGACCTGATCACCGATCAGATCGAGTTCGCCGACGTCGTGGTCGTCAACAAGGTTTCGTCAACCGGCGCAGCCGAACGGACCAAGGTGGAGACGATTGTCCGGGCGCTCAATCCCGAGGCCCATATCGTGCCGGCCGATTTCGGCCGCGTGGCGCTTGCCGAGATCCTCGACACCGGCCGGTTCGACCGGGAGCGCGCGGAAACCCACCCGCTCTGGGCCAAGGAGCTCTACGGCTTTGCGGGCCACGTGCCCGAAACCGAGGAGTATGGCATCTCCTCCTTCGTCTATCGGGCCGCCCGCCCTTTCGACCCCTTGCGCTTCGATGCCTTCCTGAAGGCGACCTGGCCGGGCCTGATCCGCGCCAAGGGCCATTTCTGGCTGGCGACGCGCCCGGACTGGTGCGGCGAGCTCTCCATCGCCGGCGCCATCTGCCGCACCTCCGCGCTCGGCTCGTGGTGGGCGGCGGTGCCGCGCACGCAATGGCCGGATCATCCCGAATGGCGCGCGATGATCGCGCGTCACTGGCATCCGGTCTACGGTGACCGGCGGCAGGAACTCGTTTTTATCGGTGCCGGGCTCGACGAGGCGGCCATGCGGGCGACCCTCGACGGCTGCCTCGTCGGCTCGGCCGCCGCAAGCCGCTTCGACCCCGCCGCACATGCCGGCCTTGCCGATCCGTTTCCGGCATGGCGGCGCGAAAACCACGCGGCATAA
- the fabD gene encoding Malonyl CoA-acyl carrier protein transacylase: MTVAFTFPGQGSQAVGMGKALAETFPAARAVFAEVDDALGEKLSAIVFEGPLETLTLTENAQPALMAVSLAVTRILEAEAGLNLASDVAYVAGHSLGEYSALAAAGSFSIGDAARLLRIRGKAMQAATPVGVGAMAAILGLDFDAVVEIAAEAAGAEVCQAANDNGGGQVVISGHKAAVERACELAKARGAKRAIPLPVSAPFHCALMQPAADAMAEALTRVPAKAPVVPVVANVLAQPITDPAEITRRLVEQVTGTVRWRECVATMAGLGVTSFYEIGAGKVLSGLVKRIADGATGTAIGTPDDIAAYKASR; encoded by the coding sequence ATGACCGTTGCTTTCACCTTTCCGGGGCAGGGCAGCCAGGCCGTTGGCATGGGCAAGGCTCTCGCCGAAACCTTCCCGGCCGCGCGCGCGGTGTTCGCGGAGGTCGACGATGCGCTCGGCGAAAAGCTCTCGGCGATCGTTTTCGAGGGCCCGCTCGAGACGCTGACGCTGACCGAGAACGCCCAGCCGGCGCTGATGGCGGTATCGCTCGCGGTGACACGGATTCTGGAGGCCGAGGCCGGCCTGAACCTGGCAAGCGACGTCGCCTATGTCGCCGGTCATTCGCTCGGGGAATATTCGGCACTCGCGGCTGCGGGCAGCTTCTCGATCGGCGATGCCGCGCGGCTCCTGCGCATTCGCGGCAAGGCGATGCAGGCGGCGACGCCGGTGGGCGTGGGGGCCATGGCCGCGATCCTCGGCCTCGATTTCGACGCGGTGGTCGAGATCGCGGCCGAAGCCGCCGGGGCCGAGGTCTGCCAGGCCGCCAACGACAATGGCGGCGGCCAGGTGGTCATTTCCGGCCACAAGGCCGCGGTGGAGCGGGCCTGCGAACTCGCCAAGGCGCGCGGCGCCAAACGGGCCATTCCGCTGCCGGTCTCCGCGCCCTTCCATTGTGCGCTGATGCAGCCGGCGGCAGACGCGATGGCCGAAGCGCTCACCCGCGTGCCGGCCAAGGCGCCGGTGGTGCCGGTCGTCGCCAACGTGCTGGCGCAGCCGATCACCGATCCCGCCGAAATCACCCGGCGGCTGGTCGAGCAGGTGACCGGCACGGTGCGCTGGCGCGAATGCGTCGCGACCATGGCCGGCCTCGGAGTCACCAGCTTCTACGAGATCGGCGCGGGCAAGGTGCTGTCCGGCCTCGTCAAGCGCATCGCCGACGGGGCGACCGGCACGGCCATCGGCACGCCGGACGACATCGCCGCCTACAAAGCCTCCCGCTGA
- the fabG_15 gene encoding 3-oxoacyl-[acyl-carrier-protein] reductase FabG: protein MFDLTGKTALVTGATGGIGGAVAKALHARGATLAVSGTRREKLEAFAAELGGRCHVLPTNLSSLEEVEALVPAAEKAMGGLDILVNNAGITRDNLFIRMKDEEWDQVIAVNLTASFRLARAATKLMMRKRWGRIISITSVVGVTGNPGQGNYAASKAGMIGMSKALAAEVASRNVTVNCVAPGFIETAMTDVLNDKQKETILTRVPAGRLGKAEEIAAAVVYLASEEAAYVTGQTLHVNGGMAMI, encoded by the coding sequence ATGTTCGACCTGACCGGCAAGACCGCTCTCGTGACCGGCGCCACCGGCGGCATTGGCGGCGCGGTCGCCAAGGCGCTGCACGCACGCGGCGCAACGCTCGCCGTTTCCGGCACGCGCCGCGAGAAGCTGGAGGCCTTCGCTGCCGAACTCGGCGGGCGCTGCCATGTGCTGCCGACCAACCTGTCCTCCCTGGAGGAGGTCGAGGCGCTGGTGCCGGCCGCCGAAAAAGCCATGGGCGGGCTCGACATTCTTGTGAACAACGCCGGCATCACCCGCGACAACCTGTTCATCCGGATGAAGGATGAGGAATGGGACCAGGTCATCGCCGTCAACCTGACCGCCAGCTTCCGGCTGGCGCGGGCTGCGACCAAGCTGATGATGCGCAAGCGCTGGGGCCGGATCATCTCGATCACTTCGGTGGTCGGCGTGACGGGCAATCCCGGTCAGGGCAATTATGCCGCCTCGAAGGCGGGCATGATCGGCATGTCGAAGGCGCTTGCCGCGGAGGTCGCGAGCCGCAACGTGACGGTCAACTGCGTCGCGCCGGGATTCATCGAAACCGCCATGACGGACGTGCTGAACGACAAGCAGAAGGAGACCATCCTGACGCGCGTTCCGGCGGGCCGGCTCGGCAAGGCCGAGGAAATCGCGGCCGCCGTTGTCTATCTCGCCTCCGAAGAAGCTGCCTATGTGACTGGCCAGACGCTGCACGTCAACGGCGGCATGGCTATGATATAA
- the acpP_3 gene encoding Acyl carrier protein — MSDIADRVKKIVVEQLGVDAEKVVPTASFIDDLGADSLDTVELVMAFEEEFGVEIPDDAAETILTVGDAVKFLEKAASA; from the coding sequence ATGAGCGATATCGCTGACCGCGTTAAGAAGATCGTCGTGGAGCAGCTCGGTGTGGACGCCGAGAAAGTGGTGCCGACCGCCAGCTTCATCGACGACCTGGGCGCCGACAGCCTCGATACCGTCGAGCTGGTCATGGCGTTCGAGGAGGAGTTCGGCGTGGAGATCCCCGACGACGCGGCCGAGACCATTCTCACCGTCGGCGACGCGGTGAAGTTCCTCGAGAAGGCCGCCAGCGCCTGA
- the fabF_3 gene encoding 3-oxoacyl-[acyl-carrier-protein] synthase 2 produces the protein MRRVVVTGMGVVSPLGCGAETTWQRLVRGDNAARRIEHFDVSDIAAKIACMIPRGDGSDATFNPDAWMEPKEQRKVDDFIIFAMAAATQALDDAGWHPKTHEEQISTGVLIGSGIGGIDGIAEASLILKEKGPRRISPFFIPGRLINLAGGYVSIQHGLKGPNHAVVTACSTGAHAIGDAARLVAFGDAEVMVAGGTESPVSRLSLAGFAACRALCTAFNDEPTRASRPYDRDRDGFVMGEGAGVVVLESYEHAKARGAKIYAEVIGYGLSGDAHHITAPAEDGDGAYRCMQAAIKRAGIAASDIDYINAHGTSTMADGIELAAVERVVGNAASKVSMSSTKSSIGHLLGAAGAVEAIFSILAIRDQVAPPTLNLDNPSVETVMDLVPHQARKRPIETVLSNSFGFGGTNASLIFRAAA, from the coding sequence ATGCGGCGGGTTGTGGTGACGGGCATGGGTGTCGTCTCTCCGCTTGGATGCGGGGCCGAGACGACCTGGCAGAGGCTCGTCCGGGGTGACAATGCCGCGCGCCGGATCGAGCATTTCGACGTGTCCGACATCGCCGCCAAGATCGCCTGCATGATCCCGCGCGGCGACGGCAGCGATGCAACCTTCAATCCCGACGCCTGGATGGAGCCGAAGGAACAGCGCAAGGTCGACGACTTCATCATCTTCGCGATGGCCGCCGCCACCCAGGCACTGGACGATGCCGGCTGGCACCCGAAGACGCACGAGGAGCAGATCTCGACGGGCGTGCTGATCGGCTCCGGCATCGGCGGCATCGACGGCATCGCCGAAGCGTCCCTCATCCTCAAGGAAAAGGGCCCGCGGCGGATCTCGCCCTTCTTCATTCCGGGCCGGCTGATCAACCTCGCCGGCGGCTACGTCTCGATCCAGCACGGCCTCAAGGGGCCGAATCATGCCGTGGTCACGGCCTGCTCGACCGGCGCCCATGCCATTGGCGACGCCGCGCGTCTCGTCGCCTTCGGCGACGCCGAGGTGATGGTCGCCGGCGGCACCGAATCGCCGGTCAGCCGCCTGTCGCTCGCCGGGTTTGCCGCCTGCCGCGCGCTGTGCACGGCCTTCAACGACGAGCCGACCAGGGCCTCGCGTCCCTATGACCGCGATCGCGACGGCTTCGTCATGGGCGAGGGCGCCGGCGTCGTCGTGCTCGAATCCTATGAGCACGCCAAGGCGAGGGGCGCCAAGATCTATGCCGAGGTGATCGGCTACGGACTGTCCGGCGATGCCCACCACATCACCGCCCCGGCCGAGGACGGCGACGGCGCCTATCGCTGCATGCAGGCCGCGATCAAGCGCGCCGGCATCGCGGCCAGCGACATCGACTACATCAATGCCCACGGCACCTCGACCATGGCCGACGGCATTGAGCTTGCCGCCGTGGAGCGCGTCGTCGGCAATGCCGCCTCCAAGGTCTCGATGTCCTCCACCAAGTCCTCGATCGGCCACCTGCTCGGCGCGGCTGGCGCGGTGGAGGCGATCTTCTCGATCCTCGCCATCCGCGACCAGGTCGCGCCGCCGACGCTCAATCTCGACAATCCCTCGGTCGAGACGGTGATGGACCTCGTACCGCACCAGGCACGCAAGCGGCCGATCGAGACGGTGCTGTCCAATTCGTTCGGCTTCGGCGGCACCAATGCCTCGCTGATCTTCCGCGCGGCCGCCTGA
- a CDS encoding putative aminodeoxychorismate lyase, with the protein MNDSPGLGPVQNGSRPAIKSPRAALEPEAPPPAPPASRHVRNQWVVLGNLILTIALVALVGGLVGFSYARHAFVSPGPLEQDRAVFIPRGSTSDQIGDTLERNGVISSSLLFVGAVQLYGARGDLKWGEYLFPKRVSMAEAMAIIIEGKAIEYRITIPEGLTSEQIVGRLRDNDILVGDIARIPREGSLMPDTYKFTRGTSRQQIIDQMAALQARAVQTIWARRQQDLPIRSIEEMVILASIVEKETGRADERPRVAGVFVNRLNRRMRLQSDPTIVYGLVGGRGTLGRGIQQAEIQRLTPYNTYQIDGLPPTPIANPGRAAMEAVVNPVRSRDIYFVADGTGGHVFAETLEQHNRNVANWRRIERERGQPDQVRDRPIADPAAATATPGAASPATTPR; encoded by the coding sequence ATGAACGATTCCCCCGGGCTCGGTCCGGTCCAGAACGGTTCCCGTCCAGCGATCAAGTCGCCGCGAGCGGCGCTTGAGCCGGAGGCTCCGCCGCCGGCGCCGCCGGCCTCGCGCCATGTGCGCAACCAGTGGGTCGTTCTCGGCAACCTGATCCTGACGATCGCCCTCGTCGCCCTGGTCGGCGGGCTCGTTGGTTTCTCCTATGCGCGCCATGCCTTCGTATCACCCGGGCCGCTCGAGCAGGACCGTGCCGTCTTCATTCCGCGCGGCTCCACCTCCGACCAGATCGGCGACACGCTGGAGCGCAACGGCGTCATTTCGTCCTCGCTGCTGTTCGTCGGTGCGGTGCAGCTCTATGGCGCGCGCGGCGACCTGAAATGGGGCGAATATCTCTTTCCCAAGCGCGTCTCGATGGCCGAGGCCATGGCCATCATCATCGAGGGCAAGGCGATCGAATACCGGATCACCATTCCCGAAGGGCTGACCTCGGAACAGATCGTCGGTCGGCTGCGCGACAATGACATTCTGGTCGGGGATATCGCGCGCATCCCGCGCGAGGGTTCGCTGATGCCCGACACCTACAAGTTCACGCGCGGCACCAGCCGCCAGCAGATCATCGACCAGATGGCGGCACTGCAGGCGCGGGCGGTGCAGACCATATGGGCGCGGCGCCAGCAGGACCTGCCGATCCGTTCGATCGAGGAGATGGTCATCCTAGCCTCGATCGTCGAGAAGGAGACCGGCCGTGCCGACGAGCGGCCGCGGGTCGCCGGCGTTTTCGTGAATCGCCTCAACCGGCGCATGCGCCTGCAGTCCGACCCGACCATCGTCTACGGCCTCGTCGGCGGCCGCGGCACGCTCGGGCGCGGCATCCAGCAGGCTGAGATCCAGCGGCTGACGCCGTACAATACCTACCAGATCGATGGCCTGCCGCCGACGCCCATCGCCAATCCCGGCCGGGCGGCCATGGAGGCGGTGGTCAACCCCGTGCGCAGCCGCGACATCTATTTCGTCGCCGACGGTACCGGCGGCCATGTCTTTGCCGAGACGCTGGAACAGCACAATCGCAACGTCGCCAACTGGCGGCGGATCGAACGCGAGCGCGGCCAGCCCGACCAGGTCCGGGACCGGCCGATCGCCGACCCGGCGGCGGCGACCGCCACGCCGGGAGCGGCCAGCCCGGCCACCACGCCCCGCTGA